Proteins from a single region of Hordeum vulgare subsp. vulgare chromosome 6H, MorexV3_pseudomolecules_assembly, whole genome shotgun sequence:
- the LOC123405286 gene encoding probable protein S-acyltransferase 12 — translation MDCLRRANPFRACAGLRVLGYVMLALVAAIVAASYYAVVVYAWGPLLLRGGSRGSVAAASLVLAAFHLLLIMMLWCYFMVVFTNPGAVRGNWRHAAEEDGMYPNKSSTISDNVATDCANRPSTSEEQGHAPRYCSRCQNGKPPRCHHCSVCDRCVLKMDHHCVWVVNCVGARNYKYFLLFLVGLEHSLGN, via the exons ATGGATTGCCTGAGGCGGGCGAACCCGTTCCGCGCGTGCGCTGGGCTGCGGGTTCTGGGGTACGTCATGCTGGCGCTCGTCGCTGCCATCGTCGCCGCCTCCTACTACGCCGTCGTCGTCTACGCCTGGG gcccACTGCTCCTACGCGGTGGCAGCAGAGGCTCCGTAGCCGCCGCCTCTCTCGTCCTCGCCGCCTTCCACCTCCTT CTTATAATGATGCTATGGTGCTACTTTATGGTTGTTTTTACGAATCCTGGAGCTGTACGAGGAAACTGGAGACATGCTGCTGAAGAGGATGGTATGTATCCGAACAAAAGTAGCACCATATCAGATAATGTTGCTACAGACTGTGCGAATCGTCCATCCACTTCAGAGGAGCAAGGACATGCGCCTAGATATTGCTCTCGTTGTCAAAATGGAAAACCTCCACGTTGCCATCACTGTTCTGTCT GTGACAGATGCGTACTGAAAATGGATCATCACTGTGTTTGGGTAGTAAATTGTGTCGGAGCAAGGAATTACAAGTACTTTCTCCTTTTCCTGGTAGGATTGGAACACTCATTGGGAAATTAA
- the LOC123405287 gene encoding katanin p60 ATPase-containing subunit A1-like, whose product MTHRIYVDLPDAQNRMKILKILLAKENLESEFGFDEIANSTEGYSGSDLKVSCSSHPQMLYSSSLRARLSVVHLFHLFVTCLAHFLQNLCVAAAYRPVHELLEEEKKGSAGSTKIYLRSLKLDDFVQAKAKVSPSVAFDATSMNELRKWNEQYGKGSIRSKSSFGFGT is encoded by the exons ATGACCCACAGGATATACGTCGACCTTCCAGATGCGCAGAATAGGATGAAAATTCTCAAGATTTTACTTGCCAAAGAAAACCTAGAATCTGAATTTGGATTCGACGAAATAGCCAATTCAACAGAAGGTTACTCTGGGAGTGATTTGAAGGTATCATGCTCAAGTCATCCACAGATGTTATATTCTTCTTCCTTGCGTGCCAGATTATCTGTTGTCCACCTATTTCACCTATTTGTAACTTGCTTGGCACATTTTCTGCAGAACCTATGTGTAGCTGCAGCGTACAGGCCAGTTCATGAACTgctagaagaagaaaagaag GGGTCTGCGGGCAGTACGAAAATTTATTTAAGGTCCTTAAAGCTGGATGACTTTGTCCAAGCGAAAGCCAAG GTGAGCCCGTCCGTTGCTTTCGACGCCACGAGCATGAACGAGCTAAGAAAATGGAACGAACAGTACGGCAAAGGCAGCATCAGGAGCAAGTCGTCGTTCGGGTTCGGCACCTAA